One window from the genome of Leishmania panamensis strain MHOM/PA/94/PSC-1 chromosome 13 sequence encodes:
- a CDS encoding hypothetical protein (TriTrypDB/GeneDB-style sysID: LpmP.13.0680), producing the protein MSQCFKCKQAIGTIVSRDGPTKLYCSNCFLTYCAGAVRENAFQECLVPSDTPLAVAVSGGPNSMMLLHEFGQLRYKAHDQIRRKQLAQQRQACAQGAQSCGIYASSSSATSTSLVSSLVLLPFHLCEDELVLPPLPPPQSSSPPSSSSLHECSGRHEAIEEVRSTMKEQFTKLRKYVQHQPPRWVYHTEVLSEYKSAKKKQNTLTAAMGTDVARAGGACVATPGLSVSSGGSSASPASSQQQQRHVEASGETAATDARLFDEAEMRLFHYSDFLSERYVSEVRHALHASKLSLSDREALYARVRQQTLCRAAQRVCREHRQREAAAAAAAGAGGMKHEEAIRRGETCCSEAQERFDEHASLHDTSWGGKSHVLLGNNAARCAIAALEALVTSASGEGVVHGAGFRGFTHEVVCLRPIRTMLPKETILYTRLHGIVCSYTPALCTCTATRSIHRTLEQFVLTMMASYRTMIFNVLNTVQRLGVHPAAVQELVSGEGSAAAGNSQLAGKTSRKALPGRTAQQNRDDGRLTALLHVHRDPRRLSLKEADRYNAIAMCCVCGCPASLAACHCGHRTDTAERQLALFALCPISEATPRASEVSSLTIDGAVSSETSVMPSCFVCYACRGLADSWSPSVFGSSSTTGNGESGDASSTATGVASRHDVITSTASVSQLCKLFC; encoded by the coding sequence ATGAGTCAGTGCTTCAAGTGCAAGCAGGCCATCGGCACCATCGTGAGTCGCGATGGCCCGACGAAGTTGTACTGCTCAAATTGCTTTCTTACCTACTGCGCCGGTGCGGTGCGCGAGAACGCTTTTCAGGAGTGCCTCGTGCCGAGTGACACACCGCTCGCGGTGGCTGTCTCAGGTGGCCCCAACTCCATGATGCTACTGCACGAGTTCGGTCAGCTGCGGTACAAGGCACACGATCAAATTCGCCGAAAACaactggcgcagcagcggcaagcgTGTGCTCAGGGTGCGCAGTCGTGCGGCATATAcgcgtcgtcatcgtccgCCACGAGCACGTCGTTGGTGTCCAGTCTGGTACTGCTCCCATTTCACTTGTGCGAAGATGAGCTGGTgcttccgccgctgccgccgccgcagtccTCATCGCCCCCttcgtcatcatcgctgcACGAGTGCAGCGGCCGACATGAAGCAATTGAGGAGGTGCGGTCGACAATGAAGGAGCAGTTCACAAAGCTGCGCAAGTACGTGCAGCATCAGCCACCGCGGTGGGTTTACCATACCGAAGTCCTCAGCGAGTATAAGAgtgcgaagaagaagcagaaTACTCTCACTGCGGCAATGGGGACGGATGTGGCCCGCGCGGGTGGCGCTTGTGTCGCCACACCGGGGCTGTCTGTGAGTAGTGGTGGTAGTAGTGCGTCTCCAGCatcatcgcagcagcagcagcggcacgtaGAAGCAAGTGGTGAAACAGCCGCAACAGACGCACGCTTGTTCGATGAAGCGGAGATGCGCCTGTTTCACTACAGTGATTTTCTTTCGGAGAGATACGTGAGCGAGGTGCGCCATGCCTTGCATGCCAGTAAGCTGTCGCTGAGCGACCGCGAAGCCCTttacgcgcgtgtgcggcagCAAACGCTCTGtcgtgcggcgcagcgtgtgtgtagggagcaccgccagcgcgaagcagcagctgctgctgctgctggtgctggcgggATGAAACACGAGGAAGCCATCCGCAGGGGCGAGACGTGCTGCTCCGAAGCACAAGAACGCTTCGACGAGCACGCGTCGTTACACGACACGAGTTGGGGAGGAAAGTCGCACGTGCTTCTCGGCAATAATGCGGCACGGTGCGCCATAGCAGCGCTCGAAGCGCTCGTGACGAGCGCCAGTGGCGAAGGTGTCGTACATGGTGCTGGCTTTCGAGGTTTCACGCACGAGGTCGTTTGCCTTCGCCCGATTCGGACAATGCTGCCCAAAGAAACGATCCTATACACGCGCCTCCACGGCATTGTTTGTAGCTACACACCTGCGTTGTGCACTTGCACTGCCACCCGCTCTATCCACCGCACGCTGGAGCAGTTTGTGTTGACCATGATGGCATCGTACCGCACCATGATCTTCAACGTGCTCAACACGGTGCAACGGCTGGGGGTGCatcctgctgcagtgcaggagCTTGTTAGTGGCGaaggctcagcagcagcgggaaaTTCGCAGTTGGCCGGGAAGACTAGCAGGAAGGCGCTGCCAGGTCgaacggcgcagcagaacCGCGATGATGGGCGCctgacagcgctgctgcacgtgcacCGCGACCCGCGTAGACTGAGCTTGAAAGAAGCTGACCGCTACAACGCCATCGCgatgtgctgcgtgtgcggctgccctgcctctctcgctgcatgCCACTGCGGGCACCGCACAGAcacggcggagcggcagTTGGCACTGTTTGCGCTGTGCCCCATAAGCGAAGCGACGCCGCGCGCGAGTGAAGTATCATCTCTCACCATCGATGGTGCTGTCTCATCCGAAACCTCGGTGATGCCCAGCTGCTTTGTCTGCTACGCCTGCCGAGGCCTCGCGGACTCTTGGTCCCCATCAGTCTttgggagcagcagcacaacagGAAACGGAGAATCAGGTGatgccagcagcaccgcaacTGGGGTGGCATCGCGTCACGATGTCATCACATCCACAGCTTCAGTTTCTCAGCTGTGCAAGCTTTTCTGCTGA